A part of Salvelinus alpinus chromosome 23, SLU_Salpinus.1, whole genome shotgun sequence genomic DNA contains:
- the LOC139550375 gene encoding carbonic anhydrase 4-like: protein MNRLVVIVATLFVPTTYSAAGGLWCYHDPSCDDTTWSTIVSEHCNGSRQSPINIVSALAVGDETLTSFTFTKYGDNATMKNIKNTGKTVKVELRSGVQVTGGALSEAYDSLQFHLHWGNGTSVPGSEHTVDGTRYPMELHIVNAKSSHNGNTTTAVTDSTGLAALGFFIEAMPGNATGSPAAWNTLTSYLATITLKDDIVNITHAISLDELLEGVDRTKYYRYLGSLTTPNCNEAVVWTVFKDPIKVSQDLIDLFSTTLHIDHNSTSALMTNVFRNIQPGNDWVVTTQGRPASGASTMCSSLGLMALAWMLLRV from the exons ATGAATCGACTTGTGGTTATCGTTGCGACACTCTTTGTCCCCACTACATACAGTGCTGCAGGCGGTT TGTGGTGTTACCATGATCCTAGTTGTG ATGACACTACTTGGTCCACCATTGTCAGTGAACATTGTAATGGATCCCGTCAGTCTCCCATCAACATCGTCTCTGCATTGGCAGTGGGCGATGAAACCCTGACTTCCTTCACTTTCACCAAATACGGAGACAACGCTACGATGAAGAATATCAAGAACACTGGCAAAACTG tCAAAGTGGAGCTGAGGAGTGGAGTCCAGGTTACAGGTGGGGCACTGTCTGAGGCCTATGACAGCCTGCAGTTTCACCTCCACTGGGGGAACGGTACCTCAGTACCTGGGTCGGAGCACACAGTGGATGGAACACGCTACCCCATGGAG TTGCACATAGTAAATGCAAAGTCTTCGCACAACGGTAACACGACCACGGCCGTTACAGACAGCACGGGACTTGCTGCTCTTGGATTCTTCATAGAG GCCATGCCGGGTAATGCAACTGGTTCCCCAGCAGCATGGAATACTCTGACATCATACTTGGCCACCATCACActaaaag ATGATATTGTAAACATTACTCATGCTATTTCATTGGATGAGCTCCTGGAAGGGGTGGACCGTACCAAATACTACCGTTACCTTGGCTCCCTGACCACTCCAAATTGCAATGAGGCTGTGGTTTGGACCGTGTTCAAGGACCCGATCAAAGTCAGCCAGGATTTG ATTGATCTCTTCAGCACAACATTGCACATTGACCACAACTCCACCTCTGCCTTGATGACCAACGTCTTCAGGAACATCCAGCCTGGCAACGACTGGGTGGTGACGACCCAGGGCCGTCCAGCGTCGGGAGCCTCCACAATGTGCTCTTCTCTGGGCCTCATGGCCCTGGCCTGGATGCTGCTGAGGGTTTAG